The genomic stretch GAGCATCAGCAACCTGGCGGAGACGCTCTTCATGCTGCTGATGGAGCACGGCGTGCTGGTGATCCACGCCAGCGTCGTCCGCCACATGGACAACGTCATCGACATGCTCATCTGCAGCTCCGTCCtgtcctccctctccttcctgggGGTCATCGCCGTGGACCGCTACATCACCATCTTCTACGCCCTGCGCTACCACAGCATCATGACGCTGCAACGGGCCATGGCGACCATGGCCAGCGTCTGGCTGGCCAGCACCGTCTCCAGCACCGTCTTCATCACCTACTACCGCAACAACGCCATCCTCCTCTGCCTCATTGGCTTCTTCCTCTTCGTCCTGGTCCTCATGCTGGTGCTCTACATCCACATGTTCGCCCTGGCCCGCCACCACCTCCGCAGCATCTccagccagcagaagcagcccGCCGTCtactccagcagcagcctgaaggGAGCCGTCACCCTCACCATCCTCCTGGGCGTCTTCTTCATCTGCTGGGGGCCCTTCTTCTTCCACCTCATCCTCATCGTCACCTGCCCCACCAAGCCCTTCTGCACCTGCTTCTTCAGCTACTTCAAcctcttcctcatcctcatcaTCTGCAACTCGGTGGTCAACCCCCTCATCTACGCCTTCCGGAGCCAGGAGCTGCGGCGGACGCTGCGGGAGGTGGTGCTGTGCTCCTGGTaatcggcggcggcggcacacGGGGTAACGGCAtggccggccccgctgccggacggacggacggaccgATGGGATGGGACACGCCGCGGGGTATCCGTgcgtgtccgtgtgtccccccgcCGGCGCCCCGCTCCGGGCTGGCGGCCTCGCGGTACCCAATAAAGCCTCTTTGCAGCGACGCCGTGGCCGGCaccgccgcgcagcccccggggaccccgcccggccccgccgttCATTCGAAGCTCCGTTGCTCTCGgttccccgccgccgctccccggtgctggggggcagctgggggaccGGCGGGGCGTTGGAGCGGCCCCGGTGCGGGGTAACGGGGGACGGGCAAAGCCCCCCTGCTCGCCGCCGCCTTTGTTCTcgggccgcgcccgccgccgccgccccgctcccggccccgcggggggctcctggcccccgggacccccgtgcgggcccccccgtgccccaccCGCGACGGGGCGCGGGTTGcggtgccccccccgccgcccccccgggatGCTCccgcgtgtcccccccccccccccgcgccggtACCGGGCTCCCCCCGCGGGTACCGGGGcgtgccccccctcccccccccagggtcccctccccccgcccgcgccccccgtgggtgccgggggtccccgagccggcggggcggggcggggcggggccgggcggtggCACCGGTGCCGCAGGGGCTGTTGcggcgctgcggcggcggccgccgatTGGCTGGGAGGCGGCGGTGACGTCAGCGCCCGGCCCGGTGCGGCGCGAGGCGGCTATaaaggaggcggcggcggcggggccgccccccgcgctcCCGGTGCCGCGCTCCGCTCCCGGCTCCCGCTCctcccgctccgctccgctccggccCGGCAGCACCATGAGGGAGATCGTCCACATCCAGGCCGGGCAGTGCGGCAACCAGATCGGCGCCAAGGTACCggcggccgcgccccgccgccccgcccgccgccggacAAAGGCaccggccgctgccgcccgccgccctccccgctcccctcccgccgacccccccccctccccctcccctcctcccgccgcgccgggcggaCAAAGggacccgcccccccccccccgcctttgtCCGCCGCCGCCCTTCAGCACCGCGGacagcgcccgcccgccccgccgccagggggcgcccgcaccgccccgggtcctggtgccccccccgcctcctgcGACGCCCCCGGGTCCtggtgccccccccacccccgcgtCCTGCACCGCCCCGGGTCCTGGTGCCCCCCCGCCTCCTGCGACGCCCCGGGGtcctggtgccccccccccacccccacccccgcgTCCTGCACCCCCCCGCGTCCTGCACCGCCCCGGGTCCTGGTGCCCCCTCCCTTCCTGCGACGCCCCGGGGTCCtggtgcccccccccaccccccccccgccgcctcctgcACCGCCCCGGGGTCCTggtgccccccgccgcctcctgcGACGCCCCGGAtcctggtgcccccccccgcctcctgtACCGCCCCGGGGTCCtggtgccccctcccccccccccccgccaccgcctccTGCACCGCCCCGGGTCCTagtccccccccccggccccgcccgcggTCCTGgtgcctcccagccccgcccggggGTCCTGGTGTCCCCCCTCCTGCACCGTCCCGGGTcctagtgccccccccccccccccggtgtgTCgtacccccccccgccctgcccgcggTCCTGGTGactcccggtgccccccccgcACAGCCCCGGATCTTAGTTCCCCCCGGTGCCCCGCCCCGGGTcctagtgccccccccccggccccgcccggggTCCtggtgcctcccagtgccccctcctgccccgccCGGGGtcctggtgccccccccccccttgcaccGCCCCGGGTCCTggtgccccgcccccccgccctgcccggggtCCTGGTGCCTCCcggtttcccccccccccccccgaactGCCCCGGTTCCTagtgccccggccccgcccggggTCCTGGTGCCCCTCCCCggtgccgccccccccccccccccccccggggtccTGGTGactcccggtgcccccccgcaccgccccgggTCTTAGTGCCCTCCGCCGCCGgtgtctcccccccccccggtgcccccctccccgcaccgCCCCGGGTCCTGCTGCCCCaccccgccctgcccggggtCCTGGTGTGtcgtcgtgtccccccccccaccacctccccccgcaccgccccgggTCCTCGTGCCCCCCCGGTGCCCACTGCACCTCCCTGGATCTTAGtgccgccccccctccccgccccggtgcccccctGCCCGGAGTCCTAATGccctccgctgccccccgcccgcctcggATCgtagtgcccccccccccccgcccctcccgaGGTCCTAGTGcccacccccctgcccgccccgccggggtgCCGGTGTCCCCCGGTGCCCCGCGCCCCGCTGAGCCCtgtgcgccccccccccccccagttctgGGAGGTGATCAGCGACGAGCACGGCATCGACCCCAGCGGCAACTACGTGGGCGACTCCGACCTGCAGCTGGAGCGCATCAGCGTCTACTACAATGAGGCCTCCTGTAAGcgacccccccgggacccccccccccgggcagggcggcccagcacccccaccctgcacctGGGGGGCTCCCCCGTCTCTTCCCCCCACGTGCAGGCAGGTCCTGGGTCCAGCACCCACCCCACGGGGCgctgtgggtttggggggggaacATGCACCCACCTGTGGGACCCTGTGGtttttggggcgggggggggaacatGTGCACCCACCCcagggcaccctgtggtttttgAGCAGGAGGAAATGTGCACCCAGCCCGTAGGACCCTGTGGTTTTTGGGGGAGAACATGTGCACCCACCCCACAGGGACtctgggttggggggggggagggggggaaatgtgCACCCAGCCTGTAGGATCCTgtggtttttggggggagaaCACACACCCAGCCCATGCAACCCTGTGGTCTGGGTGGGGACATGTGCACCCACCCCACAGGGACcctgtggttttggggggggacacaccNNNNNNNNNNNNNNNNNNNNNNNNNNNNNNNNNNNNNNNNNNNNNNNNNNNNNNNNNNNNNNNNNNNNNNNNNNNNNNNNNNNNNNNNNNNNNNNNNNNNNNNNNNNNNNNNNNNNNNNNNNNNNNNNNNNNNNNNNNNNNNNNNNNNNNNNNNNNNNNNNNNNNNNNNNNNNNNNNNNNNNNNNNNNNNNNNNNNNNNNTGGCGCCGGGTGGAAGAGGAGTTCCCCCACATCTACGCCCAGGGCTCCGTCCTGCGCGACGTCTGCAGCGACTGCGCCCGCTTCGTCACCGACGTCATCTGCTCCAGCCGCCGCAGCGTGGCCGTCCTCAACGCCGCCCCGTGCCGCGCCGCCAAGGCCCGCTCCCTCTACGGCGATTCCTGGCACAAGTGAGGGGCCTGGCGCGGGGGAGCCAGCTGCCCCGGCGCAGACCCCGCTGGCGGCCACCCGgatgtacatatatacataggATGTATACATACAGCCTCTATATTTATATACCTTACGGACCAGGGGCAGGCGAGGACGGCACctcccggccctgccgccgGCGGGACGCTGGCACGGCCCCTGgtgggacggggacggggacggatCGTGCCGTGGGGCACCCGCAGCCGCCAGCCTTCGCCCCCGTGGCCCCGCTTCTGTGCCAAGCCCTGGCTACACCGGGCAGGCGCCGGCCACAGCGGGGTCGCCAGCGCCACGGGTTGGCACGGCTGCTCTGTACGTGCCCCCCCCGGCTAATAAACCCGCTgggccgcccccggggccgtgTGGCTGGTCCTGAGTGGGGGGatgcggggggagccggggtggagggtgctggggggagggggcgtgAGCGGCCCCCCGGCGCGGGGCTGGGCACCCCGCCGTCCCCTTCACTGCACCGTGGCCTCCTTGATGGTGTGCGGGCATGGGCAcccccctgccaccctccctgccccacccgTGACCCCGCACGGGGCCCGTGGGAAAATCCCTCCCCCCCCATTCCCAATGCCCCCCCCCATTCCCGcgccccctgccctgctgtgcgGCCCCGGGCCCACCCCAGGCTGTGTCCCCCGGCCCTGTCACCCGCCTCCCACCCGTGCCCGCGGGCTGTGCCCCGCCGTGACCCCGCACACGGACCGTGGGAAAGCGCGCGTTCCCACGCCTCCCCCCCCGAGACATATTTCACGCGGCGATCGCGCAGTAGGCGCGAAGGAGGTCCCGCCGAACTGTGTGCGGTGCGCCTGCGCAacggcggggggccggggcggcgcggcgcgcaggcgcggggggggcggggagagcgCAGGCGCggtggggcggggcgggagggcgcAGGCGCGGTGGGCGGGGCGAAGGGCGCAGTGGGCGGGGCGGACCGCGCAGGCGCAGTGCGCGGCGGGGGCTCCATGTCGCGGCGGGCCctgcggcggctgcggggcgagCAGCGGGGTCAGGAGGAGCCGGGGGCTGGGCGAGTTGGGCCTGGACCCCGGCCCCGAGAGAGGCCGGGaggggctgccgccgccggcggccgctGGCAGGAGGGGACGCCGCGGGCCGGCCCGCACCGGCGTGAGCAACCGCTTCGAGCTGGTGAGGGGGGTGACAGGGCCGGGGGAGAGTCGGGGcctgggggggctcgggggggcagtgggtgtgggggggggctggggtggccgTGGGTGTATGGGGGGCctggggtggcagtgggggttgtgtgtggggctggggtggcagtggggctgtgtgtggggctggggtggcagTGGGTGTGGGGGGCTCGGAGGGGCAGTGGGtgtgggagggggctggggtggcagtgggggtgtgtgtggggctggggtggcagTGGATGCAGGGGGTTCGGGGGGGCAGTAGGTGTGGGAGGGGGCGTCTGGGGTGGCCATGGCTGTGGGAGGGGGTTCAGGGGGGCAGTGGGTGCAGGAAGGGGGCTCGGAGGGGCAGTAGGTGTTGGAAGGGGCGGCTAGGGTGGCCgtgggtgtttgggggggctggggtgtcaGTGGGTGTGTGGGGCTCGGTCAGGCAGTGGGTAtatgggggggctggggtggccaTGGCCGTGGGTGTAggagggggctcgggggggcagtgggtgcgggaaggggcagctggggtggctgtagggatgggggggggggctggggtggcagtgggggtgtgtgtggggctggggtgtcaGTAGGtgtggggggctctggggggcagttgggggggggctggggtggccatggtggtgggaggggcttggggggggcagtgggcgtaggagggggcggggggtggcaaTAATTGGAGAGggcgggggtgtggggggtacctggggtggctgtgggtgcGGGGGCAGCTGGGGTGGCAATAATTGGCAGGTGGGTGGCCAAAGGGTGACAGCAGCGGTGTGAGGGGTGATTTAGGGAGCAGTGActgaggcgggggggggtcggggggtgACTGGAGGgaatggggggctgggggcagtgCCCGAGAGGGGGGACAGCGAGCTGGGGGGTGGTGGCTGGGTGGGGGTGACCAAGGTGGCAGCTTGTGGAGGGAGCGGCCAGGGGGGGTGAGGGGTTTGGGTGGCGGGGGGCCTGGGAGGGTTCagttgggggggagggaagggagggggctgcgcgAGGTGGGAGTGGTAACTGGGGCTGAACTGGGAGGGAATTAGAGGGGAGGGCTGGGTGGTCCGGCTGTGGGTGTTGTGAGAGCCCAGCCTGAGTGTCAGGGCGGGCAAACGGTGGGTGAAGCCGGTTTTAGGGATGTTCCTACCACCTTTCCAGCCCTGCAAGATCCTGGTTGGGGCTCAGGTGGGCCCCGATGGCGCAGACGGGTCCTTGGGGCGGCAGAGCCTGGTCCTTCCTCTCTGGGCACCTTGGCCGGCCCCAGCagttccctctccttccccaaagcTTGGCTGAGCGAGCGTAGGCAAGGCTCCTTTTGGAGGCTCTTCCCGAGGAAGAGCAGAGCCCAGATAGGGCCGTGCTTTTTTTGCGCCGGCCGCACTGCGGCCGCGTCGCCATGGCCCTGTGCTCGCCTCCGGCCGGTCGTGGGCACAGGGCTGTTCAGGCGCCCGCTGGGTGACACGCATGAAATGAGGGGTTGTCCTGGAGAAGCCGGTTGGGCAGCTGAGCCCTGCGCTGCTGCgacttttccctctttcctttgcAGGTGGGAGTGGAACAGATCAGATCCCTGGGGAATTCTGTCCCCTGGGCACAGGAGAGGGTAGAGCGCAGCTCCGTGCTggctgtttttgcagtttgtcCGTCTGTTCGTGCAGATCACCGCTGAGGAGTCGGAGGATGAGCCACTGTCCAGAGAGGAGCGAGCGGATGCCCGGCTCAGCGAGCGGGATGCGGCAGAAGGGAACAAGGAAGGGGCCGTACCTGAAGAGGCTAAAGGCGATGGGC from Pelecanus crispus isolate bPelCri1 chromosome 8, bPelCri1.pri, whole genome shotgun sequence encodes the following:
- the MC1R gene encoding melanocyte-stimulating hormone receptor, giving the protein MSMLAPLRLLREPWNASEGNQSNATAGAGSAWCQGLDIPNELFLMLGLVSLVENLLVVAAILKNRNLHSPMYYFICCLAVSDMLVSISNLAETLFMLLMEHGVLVIHASVVRHMDNVIDMLICSSVLSSLSFLGVIAVDRYITIFYALRYHSIMTLQRAMATMASVWLASTVSSTVFITYYRNNAILLCLIGFFLFVLVLMLVLYIHMFALARHHLRSISSQQKQPAVYSSSSLKGAVTLTILLGVFFICWGPFFFHLILIVTCPTKPFCTCFFSYFNLFLILIICNSVVNPLIYAFRSQELRRTLREVVLCSW